The nucleotide sequence GCCGCCCGCCGAGATGAAGGGCAGCGGCACCCCGAGAACCGGCAGTAGACCGAGCACCACGGCGATGTTCACGAATGCCTGGCCGATGATCCAGGCGAGAACGGCGCCGGTTGCGATTCGCCGGAACGGATCAGTGTGGCCGCGCACGAGACGGATCAGTCCGACGGCCAGCACGGCGTAGAGGGCGAGCACCACAAGCGCGCCCACCAGCCCGAGTTCTTCGCCGATGATCGCGAAGATGAAGTCGCTCTCGGCGTGCGGCAGCCAACGCCACTTCGCTGCCGAATTGCCCAGCCCCTGGCCGAAGATGCCCCCCGAGCCCATCGCCCAGAGCGCGTGGATCGACTGCCAGCAGGTGAGTTCGTAGTCTTCGGGCGTGCAGCCGTTGAGCCATACGTCGATGCGGTTCGAGCGCGACGTGCTCGAGAAGGCGAAGGCCACGGCGCCCGCGGCGAGCACGATCACCATGACCGCGAGCTTGCCGAGCGGTGCGCCTGCGAAGAACAGGGCGGCCAGCACGATGACCACCATGATGGATGCTGTGCCGAGGTCTTGACCCGCGAGCACCATCGCGATCGCGAGGCCCGAAACGGGTATCGCGGGCACGAGCACGCTGCGCCAGTCACTGAAGCCGTCTGCCCGGTCGGCCAACACGGTCGCGAGCCAGATCACGAGAGCGAACTTCAAGAACTCGCTCGGTTGAGCGGTGAGCCCGCCGATCGAGATCCAGTTTTGGTTGCCGCCGTAGTCGTAGCCCAGACCGGT is from Microcella sp. and encodes:
- the ftsW gene encoding putative lipid II flippase FtsW — its product is MTTVRPPRRGATEPTPEHRPRAVVVAVRRLFGADRSDVMLVQGTTIFLVLFGLVMVLSSSAVTSSQNNEGDFFAVFARQGLFALIGIPLMLMVARLPAVFWRRWARIAVMVALALQLLVFTGLGYDYGGNQNWISIGGLTAQPSEFLKFALVIWLATVLADRADGFSDWRSVLVPAIPVSGLAIAMVLAGQDLGTASIMVVIVLAALFFAGAPLGKLAVMVIVLAAGAVAFAFSSTSRSNRIDVWLNGCTPEDYELTCWQSIHALWAMGSGGIFGQGLGNSAAKWRWLPHAESDFIFAIIGEELGLVGALVVLALYAVLAVGLIRLVRGHTDPFRRIATGAVLAWIIGQAFVNIAVVLGLLPVLGVPLPFISAGGTALVSSLVGIGMVLSLARSRPSAPRTAGVS